The Gloeocapsa sp. DLM2.Bin57 genome segment ACATTATAGGGTTGTAATTCTACCGCCATATCAGCAGCCAAGCGATCGCAAGCGGCTTTACCTGCGCCATAAGCTGCACCAAAGATATAACTCATTCCTCCCCAAGAAGAGATGGTGCAGATTAAACCCTGTTTTCTAGGGGTCATCATTTTAGCTGCATAGTAACTAGCTATATAATGGCTGCGTAACCCAACCTTATTGCAAGCATCCCACAGGTTTAGTTCTCCTTCCCAGAAGGGTTTACCTTGATTATTGCGAAGGGCTTTTACTCCACCATAGACGTTGTTTACCAGTATATCTAGTTGTCCATTTTGTTCTTGGGCGATGCGTTGAAATAGTGTTTCTACGGCTGTATCGTCGCTGTGATCTACCGCTACAGGGATACATTTACCCCCTGCTGCGGTGACTGCGTCAGAGGTTGCTTGTAAATTACCGCCTACTTCGGGATCGCTGTTTAAACTACGACCTGTTATATATATAGTTGCCCCTGCTTCTCCTAAACCAATGGCGATACCTTTACCTATTCCTCTGGTTGCACCTGTGACTAGGGCTATTTTTCCCTCTAGTTTATTCATTGTTTAGTAATAGAGTTATTTTCTCTACTCCTGATTGATTATTTTGCTCTTGATAGAGGGTTAAAGCTTCTTGCCAAACTTGCAAAGCTTCTTGATGTCTATTTCTTCCCTGTAAGGCGATACCGAGATAATAATAGTTTTCGGGTTGATTCGGGGATAA includes the following:
- a CDS encoding SDR family NAD(P)-dependent oxidoreductase; the protein is MNKLEGKIALVTGATRGIGKGIAIGLGEAGATIYITGRSLNSDPEVGGNLQATSDAVTAAGGKCIPVAVDHSDDTAVETLFQRIAQEQNGQLDILVNNVYGGVKALRNNQGKPFWEGELNLWDACNKVGLRSHYIASYYAAKMMTPRKQGLICTISSWGGMSYIFGAAYGAGKAACDRLAADMAVELQPYNVTSISLWPGIVGTEHITQLAQEIKNQGDTTPQNSGISEGYNWETPLFTGRAIAALATEPNLIRYTGTTQIVAELARRYNILDVEGNQPVSLRSLRFLLPLTIPTLRDYAQFIPDIYIPWFLLLLIALKSPKIG